One Edaphobacter lichenicola DNA window includes the following coding sequences:
- a CDS encoding MoaD/ThiS family protein, which produces MSIKVTLPTAFVRHTDGRKHFNSAASNLPGLIADIDQTFPALSTQIKDEEGKLRRFINIYVNDEDIRFLGGETYAFQDGDEIMLIPSIAGGCI; this is translated from the coding sequence ATGTCTATCAAAGTCACCCTCCCCACTGCCTTCGTCCGCCACACCGATGGCCGCAAGCACTTCAACTCCGCAGCCTCCAATCTCCCCGGCCTCATCGCCGACATCGACCAGACGTTCCCCGCGCTCTCGACCCAGATCAAGGATGAAGAAGGCAAGCTCCGCCGCTTCATCAACATCTACGTCAACGACGAAGACATCCGCTTCCTCGGTGGCGAAACCTACGCTTTCCAGGATGGCGACGAGATAATGCTCATCCCCTCCATCGCCGGTGGCTGCATCTAG